A section of the Oryza sativa Japonica Group chromosome 1, ASM3414082v1 genome encodes:
- the LOC107277455 gene encoding putative AP2/ERF and B3 domain-containing protein Os01g0140700 gives MEQEAAMVVFSCNSGSGGSSSTTDSKQEEEEEEELAAMEEDELIHVVQAAELRLPSSTTATRPSSRYKGVVPQPNGRWGAQIYERHARVWLGTFPDEEAAARAYDVAALRFRGRDAVTNRAPAAEGASAGELAFLAAHSKAEVVDMLRKHTYDDELQQGLRRGSRAQPTPRWAREPLFEKAVTPSDVGKLNRLVVPKQQAERHFPFPLRRHSSDAAGKGVLLNFEDGDGKVWRFRYSYWNSSQSYVLTKGWSRFVREKGLRPGDTVAFSRSAAAWGTEKHLLIDCKKMERNNLATVDDDARVVVKLFGVDIAGDKTR, from the coding sequence ATGGAGCAAGAAGCTGCCATGGTCGTCTTCTCCTGCAACTCCGGCTCCGGtgggtcgtcgtcgacgaccgATTCAaagcaagaggaggaggaggaggaggagttggccGCAATGGAGGAAGACGAGTTGATCCACGTCGTCCAGGCGGCGGAGCTGCGGctgccgtcgtcgacgacggcgacgcggccgtCGTCGCGGTACAAGGGGGTGGTGCCGCAGCCGAACGGGCGGTGGGGGGCGCAGATCTACGAGCGGCACGCGCGGGTGTGGCTCGGGACGTTccccgacgaggaggcggcggcgcgcgcctacGACGTGGCGGCGCTCCGCTTCCGGGGGCGCGACGCCGTCACCAaccgcgccccggcggcggagggcgcgtccgccggcgagctcgcgttCCTGGCCGCGCACTCCAAGGCGGAGGTCGTGGACATGCTGCGGAAGCACACCTACGACGACGAGCTCCAGCAGGGCCTCCGCCGCGGCTCGCGCGCGCAGCCGACGCCGCGGTGGGCGCGCGAGCCGCTGTTCGAGAAGGCCGTGACGCCGAGCGACGTCGGCAAGCTCAACCGCCTCGTGGTGCCCAAGCAGCAGGCCGAGAGGCATTTCCCGttcccgctccgccgccacagCTCCGACGCCGCCGGCAAGGGCGTGCTCCTCAACttcgaggacggcgacggcaaggtgTGGCGATTCCGGTACTCGTACTGGAACAGCAGCCAGAGTTACGTGCTCACCAAGGGGTGGAGCCGATTCGTGAGGGAGAAGGGCCTCCGACCAGGCGACACCGTGGCCTTCtcccggtcggcggcggcgtgggggacGGAGAAGCACCTCCTCATCGACTGCAAGAAGATGGAGAGGAACAACCTGGCAACCGTCGACGACGATGCCCGTGTCGTCGTCAAGCTGTTCGGCGTTGACATCGCCGGAGACAAGACGAGGTAA